A single window of Thermoflexus hugenholtzii JAD2 DNA harbors:
- a CDS encoding guanylate kinase encodes MSKRKGAETMETVFSPAVTLEGLAQRPTQPLVVVISGPSGAGKDSLIRRMKELQVPFHFVVTATSRPPRPGEVDGVDYHFLSRERFEAGIRAGEFLEYAVVYGDYKGIPRWEIENALASGKDVILRVDVQGAATLRRLIPEAVFIFVIPSSREELIERLRARGTESPESIARRLQAVEEELKHWAEFDYVVVNRNQHLDEAVADILAIIRAEHRRAHPRAARREPMSPPPSSR; translated from the coding sequence ATGAGCAAACGGAAAGGCGCGGAAACCATGGAAACGGTTTTCTCTCCGGCCGTCACCCTTGAGGGGCTGGCCCAGCGCCCGACCCAGCCCCTCGTGGTGGTGATCTCCGGACCCTCCGGGGCCGGGAAAGATTCCCTGATCCGGCGGATGAAGGAGCTACAGGTCCCCTTTCACTTCGTGGTCACCGCCACCTCCCGTCCCCCGCGCCCCGGCGAGGTCGACGGCGTGGATTACCATTTCCTCTCCCGGGAACGGTTCGAGGCCGGTATCCGGGCCGGGGAGTTCCTGGAATACGCGGTGGTCTACGGGGATTACAAGGGCATCCCCCGCTGGGAGATCGAGAACGCCCTGGCCAGCGGTAAGGACGTGATCCTGCGGGTGGATGTGCAGGGCGCGGCCACCCTCCGCCGCCTGATCCCCGAAGCGGTGTTCATCTTCGTCATCCCTTCCTCCCGGGAGGAGCTCATCGAGCGCCTGCGCGCCCGCGGCACCGAGAGCCCGGAATCCATCGCCCGGAGGCTCCAGGCGGTGGAGGAGGAATTAAAGCACTGGGCGGAGTTCGATTACGTGGTCGTCAACCGGAACCAGCATCTGGACGAGGCGGTGGCGGACATCCTGGCGATCATCCGCGCGGAGCACCGCCGAGCGCATCCCCGGGCGGCCCGTCGGGAACCTATGTCCCCTCCGCCGTCGTCTCGATGA
- a CDS encoding replication-associated recombination protein A, giving the protein MAGMGDLFTHGRAEYWKREAPLAARLRPRRLEEFLGQDHLIGPGAPLRRLIEEGKLLNSMIFWGPPGTGKTTLALLIAQAAGAHVENLSAVTAGLSDLRRVIQEARERRRLYGQRTLLIVDELHRFNRVQQDALLPHVEDGTVVFIGITTENPYFAVVPALVSRSRVFSFRPLTEEEILALLRRALTDPENGYGGQPIEVPEEVLRFWARLSEGDARSALNALELAVSATAPGPDGVIRITMDIAQAVVQRRALAYDREAHYDTISAFIKSIRGSDPDAALFWLAKMVDAGEDPRFIMRRLLILAAEDIGLADPMAIVVTAACAQALEWVGMPEAAYHLAEATLYLATAPKSNSAGAYFRALEFLRAHGAGEVPAHLKDASRDAEALGHGQGYQYPHEFPGHFIRQSYWPVGLPRVRFYRPSDQGYEREVAERLRRWWGALEGPEPSSIPSEET; this is encoded by the coding sequence ATGGCGGGAATGGGAGATCTCTTCACGCACGGGCGGGCGGAGTACTGGAAGCGGGAAGCGCCGCTGGCGGCCCGCCTCCGGCCCCGGCGCCTGGAGGAGTTCCTCGGCCAGGACCACCTGATCGGGCCCGGAGCCCCGCTCCGGCGCTTGATCGAAGAAGGCAAACTGCTCAACTCCATGATCTTTTGGGGTCCCCCGGGCACCGGGAAGACCACCCTGGCCCTGCTCATCGCTCAGGCCGCCGGCGCCCACGTGGAAAACCTGAGCGCGGTCACCGCCGGCCTGTCCGACCTGCGTCGGGTGATCCAGGAAGCCCGGGAACGCCGCCGTCTCTACGGCCAGCGCACCCTCCTCATCGTCGATGAGCTCCACCGCTTCAACCGGGTCCAGCAAGACGCCCTGCTCCCCCACGTGGAGGACGGGACGGTGGTGTTCATCGGCATCACCACCGAGAACCCTTACTTCGCCGTCGTCCCCGCCCTGGTCTCCCGCTCCCGGGTGTTCTCGTTCCGTCCCCTCACTGAAGAGGAGATCCTGGCTCTGCTGCGCCGCGCCCTGACCGATCCTGAGAACGGCTACGGCGGGCAGCCCATTGAGGTCCCGGAGGAAGTCCTCCGCTTCTGGGCCCGGCTCAGCGAAGGGGACGCCCGCAGCGCCCTGAACGCCCTGGAGCTGGCGGTCAGCGCCACCGCCCCCGGACCGGACGGGGTGATCCGCATCACGATGGACATCGCCCAGGCGGTGGTCCAGCGGCGAGCCCTGGCCTACGACCGGGAGGCTCATTACGACACGATCAGCGCCTTCATCAAGTCCATCCGGGGCAGCGACCCCGACGCCGCCTTGTTCTGGCTGGCGAAGATGGTGGATGCCGGGGAGGATCCCCGTTTCATCATGCGACGCCTGCTGATCCTGGCAGCGGAGGACATCGGGCTGGCGGATCCCATGGCCATTGTGGTCACGGCGGCGTGCGCCCAGGCCCTGGAGTGGGTGGGGATGCCGGAGGCAGCCTACCACCTCGCGGAGGCCACCCTCTACCTGGCCACTGCCCCTAAAAGCAACAGCGCCGGAGCCTATTTCCGGGCCCTGGAGTTCCTGCGAGCGCATGGAGCCGGCGAGGTGCCCGCGCACCTCAAGGACGCCAGCCGGGACGCGGAGGCCCTGGGCCACGGCCAGGGCTATCAATATCCCCACGAGTTCCCGGGGCACTTCATCCGCCAGTCCTACTGGCCCGTCGGCCTCCCCCGGGTCCGGTTCTACAGGCCCTCGGATCAGGGCTACGAACGGGAGGTCGCCGAGCGCCTCCGCCGCTGGTGGGGCGCCCTTGAAGGACCGGAGCCCTCCTCCATCCCGTCCGAGGAAACGTGA
- a CDS encoding ParA family protein, with protein sequence MARTIAVVSQKGGVGKTTTVVHLGVALAERGAPTLLVDLDPQAALTAAFGINEDLPSGIEAALLRGIALAQVIRSIRPGLDLAPATFQLHQAEMSLHQRPSWQHRLREVLRPAQERYAYILIDAPPGLGPLTVNALTAADAFLVPIRPDYLSLRSLKGLLIAVGRLRQQLGLSLELLGILPTMVQLHVRHHRDVLSELTAAFGRKVFPVFIPQTIRFAEAPVAGKSLLELMASHPGAQAYRRLAALIDETRPKAR encoded by the coding sequence TTGGCCCGCACGATCGCCGTTGTCAGCCAGAAAGGGGGAGTGGGCAAAACCACCACGGTGGTTCATCTGGGGGTGGCCCTGGCGGAACGGGGAGCGCCCACCCTGCTGGTGGATCTGGATCCTCAAGCGGCCCTGACGGCGGCCTTCGGGATCAACGAGGACCTCCCCTCCGGCATCGAGGCCGCGCTGCTCAGAGGCATTGCCCTGGCCCAGGTGATCCGGAGCATACGCCCGGGTCTGGATCTGGCTCCCGCCACTTTCCAGCTCCACCAGGCGGAGATGAGCCTGCATCAACGGCCCAGCTGGCAACATCGGCTCCGGGAGGTCCTGCGGCCGGCCCAGGAACGCTACGCTTACATCTTGATCGACGCGCCGCCCGGCCTGGGCCCGCTGACGGTGAACGCCCTCACGGCCGCCGACGCCTTCCTGGTGCCCATTCGGCCGGACTATCTATCGCTCCGCAGCCTCAAGGGCCTGCTGATCGCAGTGGGGCGGCTGCGTCAGCAACTGGGGCTCTCCCTGGAGCTCCTGGGCATCCTCCCGACGATGGTCCAGCTCCACGTCCGACACCATCGGGATGTGCTCTCGGAGTTGACCGCCGCCTTCGGTCGGAAGGTGTTCCCGGTTTTCATCCCCCAGACCATCCGCTTCGCGGAGGCGCCGGTGGCCGGCAAAAGCCTCCTGGAGCTCATGGCCAGCCACCCCGGCGCCCAGGCCTACCGTCGCCTCGCCGCCCTCATCGACGAGACCCGCCCGAAAGCCCGCTGA
- a CDS encoding type II toxin-antitoxin system VapC family toxin: MKVLYLDTSALVKRDVQETHSDQVAQLLEGEVLAGTVILAQVEMASALSKAIRLGWLSAAEAGRAWQDFLSHWAFYVRLPVTGALARRAADLSWRYGLRAYDAVHLAGALTWSEMLGAGILFVSFDQQLVRAAEREGLPCWAFGSRAGSSG, from the coding sequence ATGAAAGTCCTGTATCTGGATACCAGCGCCCTGGTCAAGCGTGATGTTCAGGAGACACACAGCGATCAGGTGGCCCAGCTGCTGGAGGGAGAGGTGCTTGCGGGAACTGTTATCCTTGCCCAGGTGGAGATGGCTTCCGCCTTGAGCAAAGCGATCCGCCTGGGGTGGCTTTCCGCGGCGGAAGCCGGACGCGCATGGCAGGATTTTCTAAGCCACTGGGCGTTCTACGTTCGGCTTCCTGTGACGGGGGCCTTAGCCCGGCGTGCTGCGGACCTTTCGTGGCGTTATGGGTTGCGCGCATATGATGCGGTTCACCTTGCAGGAGCTCTCACGTGGTCGGAGATGCTGGGCGCGGGCATTCTTTTCGTGAGCTTTGACCAGCAACTGGTTCGGGCGGCCGAACGAGAGGGATTGCCGTGCTGGGCGTTTGGATCCCGGGCGGGATCGAGCGGGTGA
- a CDS encoding type II toxin-antitoxin system Phd/YefM family antitoxin — protein sequence MGVIRLGLRQFRDRLGYYLQRVKEGETIILMERGEPIGQILPFSEDPRGRMTQLMRAGLIEWNGHLLPPYQPAVRLHGPGTLAELVLEDRE from the coding sequence ATGGGCGTGATCCGTTTGGGCCTTCGTCAGTTCAGGGATCGTCTGGGATATTACCTTCAGCGAGTCAAAGAAGGAGAGACCATCATCCTGATGGAGCGCGGTGAGCCGATCGGGCAGATCCTTCCCTTCTCTGAAGATCCTCGAGGCCGCATGACTCAATTGATGCGTGCCGGGCTGATCGAGTGGAACGGCCACCTGCTGCCCCCCTATCAACCCGCAGTCCGGCTTCATGGTCCGGGGACGCTTGCAGAACTGGTGTTAGAGGATCGGGAATGA
- a CDS encoding helix-turn-helix transcriptional regulator, protein MIRVAVVAAVPALRAGLRAMLEGEEIRVVQEASSLMDLGRSSAEVVVVAGVHPAMDARWGWREWTGEGPAVLFLVEDAEGAERLLPSIAMSFPIYGVLLFETSADALRAAVRALAEGLLVIDPRWMPGFGARPEGIEEPGEPLTPRELEILRLLAEGLANKEIAARLGIRERTVKFHISSIYRKLNAVNRAEAVRQGLRRGLIAL, encoded by the coding sequence ATGATCCGCGTGGCCGTCGTGGCGGCCGTTCCGGCCCTCCGGGCCGGACTGCGCGCGATGCTGGAGGGGGAGGAGATCCGGGTGGTGCAGGAGGCGTCCTCCCTAATGGATCTGGGGCGCTCCAGCGCTGAGGTTGTGGTGGTGGCGGGGGTGCACCCGGCCATGGATGCGCGATGGGGATGGCGGGAGTGGACCGGCGAGGGGCCGGCGGTCCTCTTCTTGGTGGAAGATGCGGAAGGGGCGGAGCGGCTGCTCCCCTCCATCGCGATGAGTTTCCCGATTTACGGGGTGCTCCTCTTTGAGACCTCAGCGGATGCACTGCGGGCGGCCGTGCGGGCCCTGGCGGAGGGCCTCTTGGTGATCGATCCCCGTTGGATGCCCGGGTTCGGGGCGCGGCCGGAGGGGATCGAAGAGCCGGGTGAGCCGCTCACGCCCCGGGAGCTGGAGATCCTGCGGTTGCTGGCTGAGGGCTTGGCCAACAAAGAGATCGCGGCCCGGCTGGGCATCCGCGAGCGCACCGTGAAGTTCCATATCTCCTCAATTTACCGAAAACTGAATGCTGTCAATCGCGCCGAAGCCGTCCGCCAGGGCCTGCGCCGGGGCCTGATCGCCCTGTAG
- a CDS encoding S1C family serine protease, producing the protein MAFPGWTVAGLPAAVDAALGAVLEQVIPGVVRVWNGRGGFGAGFLVRPGLVVTSAHLLAREPHRVTLWTGEHLPAVPVIVEPELDLAVLRLPQPVGPALPLRDPATLRAGSLMLALGHPWGEPYSVTLGVFSGWVTVRTGGPRRTLRLLRTDAALAPGNSGGPLLDAWGRVVGVSAMVVGGDQSLAVPADAVDGLIREGNG; encoded by the coding sequence ATGGCCTTTCCGGGGTGGACCGTGGCGGGGCTTCCGGCGGCGGTGGATGCCGCCCTGGGGGCCGTCCTGGAGCAGGTGATCCCGGGCGTTGTGCGGGTGTGGAACGGCCGCGGGGGATTTGGGGCCGGCTTCCTCGTGCGGCCGGGGCTTGTGGTCACCAGCGCCCATCTGCTCGCCCGCGAGCCCCATCGGGTGACCCTGTGGACGGGGGAGCATTTGCCGGCGGTGCCAGTCATTGTGGAGCCGGAGCTGGATCTGGCGGTGCTCCGGCTCCCACAGCCGGTGGGGCCCGCGCTTCCCCTTCGCGATCCGGCCACGCTCCGGGCGGGATCCCTGATGCTGGCCCTGGGGCATCCATGGGGCGAGCCTTATTCCGTCACCCTGGGGGTGTTCAGCGGATGGGTGACCGTCCGAACCGGCGGCCCGCGCAGGACGCTCCGTCTGTTGCGCACGGATGCGGCGCTGGCGCCTGGGAACTCCGGTGGCCCGCTGCTGGACGCCTGGGGACGGGTGGTGGGGGTGAGCGCGATGGTGGTGGGTGGGGATCAAAGCCTGGCGGTCCCGGCGGACGCAGTAGATGGGCTGATCCGGGAGGGGAACGGATGA
- a CDS encoding S1C family serine protease has product MEREFLNPLVALSEALAEAAARGAAATVTVDARDRWPASGVGYAADLVLTADHVIEREEIRVVLPDGRERTAVRISRDPATDLALLRVSEGSVPVLEIAEREPRVGQIVLALGRPTSEGIQASLGVITAVGGPLRTPWGGWLERYLRTDATMYPGFSGGPLIDGEGRAVGINTSGLAGIPLSIPIRLAWRVAEALAREGQVRRGYLGIRTQSVPLAPAQQEALGRPQSHGLLIVGVEEGSPAAQAGLRPGDILTAFQGHPVQEVEDLQTRLFGDVVGRSVEVEVLRGEERRTLSLIIGERREAWEAERWPFRGGPWRGFRRRWMPPWGPSWSR; this is encoded by the coding sequence ATGGAGCGTGAGTTTCTGAATCCACTGGTCGCTCTGTCCGAGGCCCTGGCGGAGGCCGCCGCGCGAGGGGCGGCGGCCACGGTCACTGTGGACGCGCGGGATCGCTGGCCGGCCAGCGGGGTCGGCTACGCGGCGGACCTGGTGTTGACGGCGGACCACGTCATCGAGCGAGAGGAGATCCGGGTGGTGTTGCCGGACGGCCGGGAGCGGACGGCCGTCCGCATCAGCCGGGACCCCGCCACGGATCTGGCGCTGTTGCGGGTATCAGAGGGCTCGGTTCCGGTGCTGGAGATCGCGGAGCGGGAACCCCGAGTGGGCCAGATCGTCCTGGCCCTGGGGCGGCCCACCTCAGAGGGCATCCAGGCCAGCCTGGGGGTGATCACCGCGGTCGGTGGTCCGCTCCGCACCCCCTGGGGCGGATGGTTGGAGCGCTATCTCCGCACCGATGCCACCATGTATCCGGGCTTCTCGGGAGGCCCGCTGATCGATGGGGAAGGGCGAGCGGTCGGGATCAACACCTCCGGCCTGGCCGGGATCCCGCTGTCCATCCCCATCCGGCTGGCCTGGCGGGTGGCGGAAGCCCTGGCCCGTGAAGGGCAGGTCCGCCGGGGCTACCTGGGCATCCGGACGCAATCGGTTCCCCTCGCCCCGGCGCAACAGGAGGCCCTGGGGCGTCCTCAATCCCATGGGTTGCTGATCGTGGGGGTGGAGGAAGGCAGTCCGGCAGCTCAGGCCGGGTTGCGCCCGGGGGACATCCTGACGGCCTTCCAGGGCCATCCGGTCCAGGAGGTGGAGGATCTCCAGACCCGGCTCTTCGGGGATGTGGTGGGTCGTTCGGTTGAGGTGGAGGTGCTCCGGGGGGAGGAGCGGCGGACGCTGTCGCTGATCATCGGGGAGCGTCGGGAGGCATGGGAGGCGGAGCGATGGCCTTTCCGGGGTGGACCGTGGCGGGGCTTCCGGCGGCGGTGGATGCCGCCCTGGGGGCCGTCCTGGAGCAGGTGA
- a CDS encoding glycosyltransferase family 4 protein, giving the protein MEVVFDGRVIQDRFPGIGRYAFRLLEAMLSLEPGLRVRLLYVPHAPNRRWDLQTLDRFPAVQRIPVSIPPFVPAEHGVIPWLLRRWPKALVHVPHYAVPLGLLRRSAPLAVTLHDFAPLRLPAAWSPLQRWLYRFWHRCVLARADAVFVISRATQEDLFRLFGVPRGRVAVTPEAADPHFFPRPPQEVAEVLSHYGIRPPYALWVGVNKPSKNIDRLLEAWARVRGRLPDPSATLVLAGPRDPRYPLRLRPGVRDLGMVPEEDLPALYSGARLFVFPSLWEGFGLPVLEAMACGVPVACSDIPALREVGGEAAMFFDPRDVEGMARALEAAWRRAEDPAWRAAARARAGQFSWQETAWRTLGVYRELG; this is encoded by the coding sequence ATGGAGGTGGTGTTCGACGGCCGGGTGATCCAGGATCGCTTCCCGGGGATCGGACGCTACGCCTTCCGCCTGCTGGAGGCCATGCTCTCGCTGGAGCCCGGGCTGCGCGTGCGCCTGCTCTACGTGCCGCATGCGCCCAACCGGCGCTGGGATCTCCAGACGTTAGACCGTTTCCCGGCTGTGCAGCGGATCCCGGTTTCCATCCCTCCCTTTGTGCCGGCGGAGCATGGGGTGATCCCTTGGCTTCTCCGGCGATGGCCGAAGGCCCTGGTCCACGTGCCCCACTATGCGGTCCCCCTGGGTCTGCTCCGGCGGTCGGCGCCGCTCGCGGTGACGTTGCATGATTTCGCCCCGCTGCGCCTGCCCGCCGCCTGGTCCCCGCTCCAGCGATGGCTCTACCGGTTCTGGCATCGATGCGTCCTGGCCCGGGCGGATGCGGTCTTCGTGATCTCCCGGGCCACGCAGGAAGACTTGTTCCGCCTCTTCGGCGTCCCCCGCGGCCGGGTGGCGGTGACCCCTGAAGCGGCCGACCCCCATTTCTTCCCGCGCCCTCCCCAGGAGGTGGCGGAGGTCCTATCCCATTACGGCATCCGGCCGCCGTATGCCCTCTGGGTGGGGGTGAACAAGCCATCGAAGAACATCGATCGATTGCTGGAGGCGTGGGCGCGCGTGCGGGGGCGGCTCCCGGATCCATCGGCGACCCTGGTCCTGGCCGGCCCGCGGGATCCCCGTTACCCGTTGCGGCTCCGGCCGGGCGTGCGGGATCTGGGGATGGTTCCCGAGGAGGATCTGCCGGCCCTCTACAGCGGAGCGCGGCTGTTCGTTTTCCCTTCCCTCTGGGAGGGCTTCGGCCTGCCGGTGCTGGAGGCGATGGCCTGCGGGGTGCCGGTGGCGTGCTCGGACATCCCGGCGTTGCGGGAGGTGGGAGGGGAAGCGGCGATGTTCTTTGATCCCCGGGATGTAGAGGGGATGGCCCGGGCGCTGGAGGCCGCGTGGCGACGCGCGGAGGACCCCGCGTGGCGGGCGGCGGCGCGGGCCCGCGCCGGGCAGTTCTCCTGGCAGGAGACCGCCTGGCGCACCCTTGGGGTTTATCGTGAGCTGGGGTGA
- the mce gene encoding methylmalonyl-CoA epimerase, whose protein sequence is MPRLNHVAIVVEDLEAALPFFRDLLGLPLARVADAPAEQVRVAFFPMEGGEIELVQPTDPESGVAKFLARRGPGLHHICVEVEDLDGTLKRLREAGVQLIHESPLVGSDGTRYAFIHPRSAFGVLVELYERASGA, encoded by the coding sequence ATGCCACGGCTGAACCACGTCGCTATCGTAGTGGAGGATCTCGAAGCGGCCCTGCCCTTCTTCCGGGACCTGCTGGGTCTGCCCCTGGCGCGGGTGGCGGACGCTCCGGCCGAGCAGGTCCGCGTGGCTTTCTTCCCCATGGAAGGGGGAGAGATTGAGCTGGTGCAGCCCACGGATCCGGAGTCCGGGGTCGCGAAGTTCCTGGCCCGTCGGGGCCCGGGCCTGCATCACATTTGCGTAGAGGTGGAGGATCTGGATGGGACCTTGAAGCGGCTGAGGGAGGCCGGCGTGCAGCTCATCCACGAATCCCCTCTGGTGGGGAGCGATGGGACGCGGTATGCCTTCATTCACCCCCGCAGCGCCTTTGGGGTGCTGGTGGAGCTGTATGAACGGGCGTCCGGCGCGTAA
- a CDS encoding VanZ family protein — translation MPTPWTERQRVLERAVREAPRGIRWTLTLAWMGVIFLLSAQPHLPQAPEPWLDTLLKKTAHALEYAILAALARWALQAEPVKHPGLLGWLWAVLYAITDEAHQSLVPGRHPSGWDILIDGAGAWLGAGGWPMGRVRRGHSAARREELASSIQGDL, via the coding sequence ATGCCTACGCCGTGGACCGAGCGACAGCGCGTCCTTGAGCGGGCCGTGCGGGAAGCCCCCCGCGGGATCCGCTGGACCCTCACCCTGGCCTGGATGGGGGTGATCTTCCTCCTGTCCGCCCAGCCTCATCTACCTCAGGCTCCCGAGCCATGGCTGGACACGCTCCTCAAGAAAACCGCCCACGCCCTGGAATATGCGATCCTGGCCGCGCTGGCCCGCTGGGCGCTGCAGGCGGAGCCGGTGAAGCATCCCGGTCTGCTGGGATGGCTGTGGGCGGTCCTCTATGCGATCACCGACGAAGCCCATCAAAGCCTGGTCCCTGGGCGTCATCCCAGCGGGTGGGACATCCTCATCGACGGCGCGGGTGCCTGGCTTGGCGCGGGGGGATGGCCGATGGGGCGTGTTCGCAGAGGCCATAGTGCCGCACGGCGGGAGGAGCTGGCCTCCTCTATCCAGGGAGACCTATGA
- a CDS encoding glycosyltransferase family 4 protein, which produces MSWTVVMVGPFGLRPRGTMAARALPMARALARRGHRVVLVLPPWPNVEDAGRAWEEEGVRILYVPLSPRAWPPLALTQRMVRLVLHERPDVVHAFKPKAYAGFVHWILYQLRRAGRFRGALVVDTDDWEGPGGWNDRNPYTPWQRRLFAWQERWGMTRADALTVASRALETLAWAMGIPRRRVFYVPNAALLHAPPRAQPPGPPCVVLYTRFLEFRLERLVYVMGELARRAEDLVFLYVGKALGDEEERFRVALAEAGLSGRVHWEGWVEPARLPEVLARGHVALYLMDDDLINRAKCPMKLIDLLAVGLPVVADAVGQVPEYIRHGETGWLVPPGDAAAMVEAAWMLLQRPEEAWRMGESARRMILAAHQWEHRMPTLEQAYAYAVDRATARP; this is translated from the coding sequence ATGTCCTGGACCGTGGTGATGGTCGGCCCCTTCGGCCTGCGCCCGCGAGGGACGATGGCGGCGCGGGCGCTGCCGATGGCGAGGGCCCTGGCCCGCCGGGGCCACCGGGTGGTCCTGGTGTTGCCGCCCTGGCCGAACGTCGAGGACGCAGGACGGGCCTGGGAGGAGGAGGGCGTGCGCATCCTCTACGTGCCGCTCTCTCCACGGGCGTGGCCGCCCCTCGCCCTGACCCAACGAATGGTCCGTCTTGTCCTCCACGAGCGGCCGGACGTAGTGCACGCTTTCAAACCCAAAGCCTACGCCGGGTTCGTCCACTGGATCCTCTATCAGCTGCGCCGGGCGGGGCGCTTCCGGGGCGCCCTGGTGGTGGACACCGATGACTGGGAGGGCCCGGGGGGATGGAACGATCGGAACCCCTATACGCCCTGGCAGCGGCGTCTGTTCGCCTGGCAGGAGCGATGGGGGATGACCCGCGCGGACGCCCTGACGGTGGCCAGCCGCGCCCTGGAGACCCTCGCCTGGGCGATGGGGATCCCGCGCCGCCGGGTGTTCTATGTGCCCAACGCTGCCCTCCTCCACGCCCCGCCGCGGGCGCAACCCCCGGGACCGCCTTGTGTCGTCCTCTACACCCGTTTCCTGGAGTTCCGCCTGGAGCGCCTCGTGTATGTGATGGGGGAGCTGGCCCGGCGCGCGGAGGATCTCGTCTTTCTTTATGTAGGCAAAGCGCTCGGTGATGAGGAGGAGCGGTTTCGCGTCGCCCTCGCCGAGGCCGGCCTGAGCGGGAGGGTCCACTGGGAGGGCTGGGTGGAACCCGCCCGACTCCCGGAGGTCCTGGCCCGGGGCCATGTGGCCCTTTATCTCATGGACGACGACCTGATCAACCGGGCCAAGTGTCCGATGAAGCTCATCGACCTGCTCGCCGTCGGGCTCCCGGTGGTGGCTGACGCCGTGGGCCAGGTCCCCGAATACATCCGTCACGGGGAGACCGGATGGCTGGTCCCGCCGGGGGATGCGGCGGCCATGGTCGAGGCGGCCTGGATGCTGCTGCAGCGTCCGGAGGAGGCGTGGCGGATGGGGGAGAGCGCGCGACGGATGATCCTCGCCGCCCATCAGTGGGAACACCGGATGCCGACCCTGGAGCAGGCTTATGCCTACGCCGTGGACCGAGCGACAGCGCGTCCTTGA